One Ricinus communis isolate WT05 ecotype wild-type chromosome 7, ASM1957865v1, whole genome shotgun sequence genomic region harbors:
- the LOC125370623 gene encoding dnaJ homolog subfamily C member 4-like, which produces MAVLMNHYSVLGLASFAGFDLTEEEISKAFKRMALRLHPDKHPGNLQAHFKFQKLLSSCDILENPISRKEFDRLLQFQYQHQNHHHTCNKQQREDQQQHSSEKRPRQPMGPKVPSESTKKPSFVKTKFCLVLIMYASSSNATSTVLI; this is translated from the exons ATGGCTGTGTTAATGAATCACTATAGTGTGTTAGGCCTAGCTTCTTTTGCAGGCTTTGACCTGACAGAGGAAGAAATTTCCAAGGCTTTTAAGAGGATGGCGTTGAGGTTACATCCTGACAAGCACCCTGGAAACCTCCAAGCCCATTTCAAATTCCAGAAACTTCTTTCTTCCTGTGATATTCTCGAGAATCCCATCTCCCGCAAAGAATTTGATCGTCTTCTTCAATTTCAGTACCAGCATCAGAATCATCATCATACTTGCAACAAGCAACAGAGAGAGGACCAGCAGCAGCATTCTTCCGAGAAGCGTCCGAGACAGCCGATGGGGCCAAAGGTGCCATCGGAATCGACAAAGAAGCCTTCTTTTGTAAAGACAAAATTCTGTTTG GTACTCATAATGTATGCTTCCAGTTCAAATGCTACATCTACAGTGTTGATTTAG